Genomic window (Candidatus Atribacteria bacterium):
ATACTGCAGCATCGACTGGAGTCCGCTTAGGACCTTTTGTGGCAATGAGAGAAATTTTTGTATCCAGTCTGGAAAAATCACTTTCCGGTCAACTTTCTCCACAAGAGGCTTTAAACGAAGCTGAAGAAAAAATGAACCTATTATTAAAAGATTACGCAGAACTTTACGGTAAATAATAAATCAAAGAAGTAGATAATAGTATTTTAGGGGCAAGCGCAAAGCTTGCCCCTGTATTATTGAATTCTTGTAAAATATTAAAAGGAGAAAGAATGCACGAAGATAAATTTCCCGGACATAAATTTTTACCTTACTTGCTTATTGCTCCCTCTATTGCGGTTATTTTTATCTTTTTAATCGGTCCTTTTGGCCAAAGTATTTATGAATCTTTTTTTGTTTCAACACCGTTTGGTACGAATACTATTTTTGTAGGACTTCGCAATTATATTCGTTTATTTTCTTCGCCAGATTATAGGAGCAGTGTGGTTACTACTTTTAAATTTTCTGCTTTTGTGATTATAGTAGGACTTTCTATTTCGCTGGCAATTGCTCAACTTTTGAATCAGAAAATCAGGGGAGTAGGATTCTATCAAGTTGCCCTTATCTGGACTTACGCTATCTCTCCGACAGTTGCTGGAGTAATATGGGCTTCAATGTTTGCACCATCAACCGGTCTTATTACCTATATAATCTCTAAACTAACAGGGGGATATATGATGAATTGGATGACCAATGGCCAGTTAGCCTTGTTTATAGTAGCGCTTGCCGCTACCTGGAAAATGTTAGGGTACAATATTATATTTTTTTTAGCTGGTTTACAAAACGTGCCAGGTGAATTTTTGGAGGCCGCTCAGATAGATGGCGCAAGTTCCTGGAAAGCATTTTGGCGCATAACTTTTCCCCTGCTTTCGCCCACCACCAGCTTTTTATTATTTGTTAATATGCTTTATGCTTTTTTCCAGGTTTTTGGATTAATAGATATTATGACACACGGTGGGCCTGGGAATGCTACCGAACTTCTGGTATATAAGTTGTATCGTGACGGCTTTATTCATCTAAATACCGGATTTGCTTCAGCTCAATCATTTATGATATTTTTTGTAATTTCTGTGGTAGCCATTGTTCAATTAAGAATAGTGACTAGAAAAGCTATTTATTTTCGGTAAGGAGTAGTTTATGTCAAAAATGACCAGAAAATCTCGATATAGTATTATTATTCATACGGTACTTATTTTGTTGATTGTAGTCCTGGTTTTTCCCGTGTTTTTCGCCATAATTACCAGTACTTTAAGTTTCCAGGAGTCCTACCAATATCCACCAAAACTTCTTCCAGGAAACCAATTTATGAATAATTTTAAAGAAGCGTGGGAGCGGATAAATATTGGACGACTCTTTTTTAATAGTGCGTTAATTTCGATAGTGGTAGCCATAGTAAAAACCATTCTGGCATTGTTGGCCGCCTTTGCCTATACCCACTTTAAATTTCGTGGTCAGGGTTTTTTGTTCTCTCTGTGTATGATTACCCAAATGCTCCCTCTTCCCGTCCGCATTATTCCAACTTATCAGTTAATGGCTGCTTTTAACTGGATAAATTCTTACTATG
Coding sequences:
- a CDS encoding ABC transporter permease subunit → MTRKSRYSIIIHTVLILLIVVLVFPVFFAIITSTLSFQESYQYPPKLLPGNQFMNNFKEAWERINIGRLFFNSALISIVVAIVKTILALLAAFAYTHFKFRGQGFLFSLCMITQMLPLPVRIIPTYQLMAAFNWINSYYALMVPFFASTTGLLLFRQFYMTVPADLPDAARVDGASPMRYFLQILVPISKTNIAALFVIEFIFMWSQYLWPLIITTTKDMRVMQIGIKMLLASEQIAPEWNVIMAATVIAMLPPLVVLLLLRKSFVEGIAMQTAK
- a CDS encoding sugar ABC transporter permease; this translates as MHEDKFPGHKFLPYLLIAPSIAVIFIFLIGPFGQSIYESFFVSTPFGTNTIFVGLRNYIRLFSSPDYRSSVVTTFKFSAFVIIVGLSISLAIAQLLNQKIRGVGFYQVALIWTYAISPTVAGVIWASMFAPSTGLITYIISKLTGGYMMNWMTNGQLALFIVALAATWKMLGYNIIFFLAGLQNVPGEFLEAAQIDGASSWKAFWRITFPLLSPTTSFLLFVNMLYAFFQVFGLIDIMTHGGPGNATELLVYKLYRDGFIHLNTGFASAQSFMIFFVISVVAIVQLRIVTRKAIYFR